In a genomic window of Longimicrobium sp.:
- the pstS gene encoding phosphate ABC transporter substrate-binding protein PstS, with protein MKKLLPGALALAAFLSACAGGGDEKAPGADGAKAGGAGGKVTLTGAGATFPAPIYSKWFSDYGQAHAVQVNYQSIGSGGGIQQVTAGTVDFGASDAPMTAEESARVPGILQLPTVLGAVTVIYNVPGLAQPLKLSGDVLARIFLGKITRWNDPAIAADNAGVQLPASNIAVVHRSDGSGTTFVFTDYLAQVSPEWKAAVGNGKSVKWPTGLGAKGNEGVAGAVKQTAGSIGYVELAYAMQNRLSMASLKNAAGQYVAPSVDATAAAAAGVAERVAGGDFRVSLVNAPGATTYPISTWTYLLVPPHWQDCGKARAFVGLVSWALAQGDDAARQLDYAPLPDQVRMGVMQKLGTLTCGADNQAVQPAA; from the coding sequence ATGAAGAAGCTCCTGCCCGGCGCCCTGGCGCTCGCGGCGTTCCTCTCCGCCTGCGCCGGCGGCGGCGACGAAAAGGCCCCCGGCGCGGACGGCGCGAAGGCGGGCGGCGCGGGCGGAAAGGTCACGCTCACCGGCGCCGGCGCCACCTTCCCGGCCCCCATCTACAGCAAGTGGTTCTCGGACTACGGGCAGGCGCACGCGGTGCAGGTGAACTACCAGTCCATCGGCTCCGGCGGCGGGATCCAGCAGGTGACGGCGGGGACGGTGGACTTCGGCGCCAGCGACGCGCCGATGACCGCCGAGGAGAGCGCCAGGGTCCCCGGCATCCTGCAGCTGCCCACGGTCCTCGGCGCGGTGACGGTCATCTACAACGTTCCCGGCCTGGCGCAGCCGCTGAAGCTGTCGGGCGACGTGCTCGCCCGCATCTTCCTCGGGAAGATCACCCGGTGGAACGACCCCGCGATCGCCGCCGACAACGCGGGGGTGCAGCTTCCGGCGAGCAACATCGCCGTGGTGCACCGCTCGGACGGGAGCGGGACGACGTTCGTGTTCACCGACTACCTGGCGCAGGTGAGCCCGGAGTGGAAGGCGGCGGTGGGGAACGGGAAGTCGGTGAAGTGGCCGACCGGGCTGGGGGCGAAGGGGAACGAGGGGGTGGCCGGCGCGGTGAAGCAGACGGCCGGCTCCATCGGCTACGTGGAGCTTGCGTACGCCATGCAGAACCGGCTGTCGATGGCGTCGCTGAAGAACGCCGCCGGCCAGTACGTGGCCCCGTCGGTGGACGCGACGGCGGCCGCCGCCGCGGGCGTGGCCGAGCGCGTGGCGGGCGGCGACTTCCGCGTGTCGCTGGTGAACGCGCCGGGGGCGACGACGTACCCCATCTCCACCTGGACGTACCTGCTCGTCCCCCCGCACTGGCAGGACTGCGGCAAGGCGCGGGCGTTCGTGGGGCTGGTGAGCTGGGCGCTGGCGCAGGGCGACGACGCGGCCCGCCAGCTGGACTACGCGCCGCTGCCGGACCAGGTGCGCATGGGGGTGATGCAGAAGCTCGGCACCCTCACCTGCGGCGCGGACAACCAGGCCGTGCAGCCCGCGGCGTGA
- a CDS encoding STAS domain-containing protein has protein sequence MDRIPILKMGRFLLVTIQVDMHDRLALALQDDLTQRIVKEGTRGVLIDISSLEIVDSFIGRVLGNIAAMSRVLDAETVVVGMQPAVAITLVELGLSLPGVRTALNVERGMELLRASLDELSYPEVDGYAE, from the coding sequence ATGGACCGCATCCCGATCCTGAAGATGGGCCGCTTCCTCCTGGTCACCATCCAGGTGGACATGCACGACCGCCTGGCCCTGGCGCTCCAGGACGACCTCACGCAGCGCATCGTGAAGGAGGGCACGCGCGGCGTGCTGATCGACATCTCGTCGCTGGAGATCGTGGACTCGTTCATCGGCCGCGTGCTGGGGAACATCGCCGCCATGTCGCGCGTGCTGGACGCCGAGACGGTGGTGGTGGGGATGCAGCCCGCCGTGGCCATCACCCTGGTGGAGCTGGGGCTGTCGCTCCCCGGCGTGCGCACCGCGCTGAACGTGGAGCGCGGGATGGAGCTGCTGCGGGCCTCGCTCGACGAGCTGTCCTATCCGGAGGTGGATGGCTACGCGGAGTGA
- the pstS gene encoding phosphate ABC transporter substrate-binding protein PstS: protein MKRILTAAALAATLLPAAARAQTLTAAGATFPAPLYTRWFAEYRAAHGVAVNYQAIGSGGGIKNLQEMTVDFGATDGPMSDAEMAAARGGQVLHIPTTLGAVAVTYNVPGVAGGLKLTPEVIASIFNGTLRGWDDARIRALNPGVALPHRPVLVAHRSDGSGTTYIFTDFLSSASAMWRRTIGTGKSVSWPVGLGGRGNEGVAGIVKQTPGSIGYVELAYANQNRLPVAAIRNRAGQFVMPTTESTTAAAAGVAVPANSDLRISIVNGPGANAYPISSFTWIITYADVRDNAKARQIRDFLTWAVHEGQRFGPALDYAPLPAAIVAADEAKIRLIH, encoded by the coding sequence ATGAAGCGCATCCTCACCGCGGCCGCGCTGGCCGCCACGCTCCTTCCCGCGGCCGCCCGGGCGCAGACGCTGACGGCGGCGGGGGCCACCTTTCCCGCGCCGCTCTACACCCGCTGGTTCGCCGAGTACCGCGCGGCGCACGGGGTGGCCGTGAACTACCAGGCCATCGGCTCGGGCGGCGGGATCAAGAACCTGCAGGAGATGACGGTGGACTTCGGCGCCACCGACGGCCCCATGAGCGACGCCGAGATGGCCGCGGCGCGCGGCGGCCAGGTCCTGCACATCCCCACCACGCTGGGCGCGGTGGCGGTGACCTACAACGTTCCCGGCGTGGCCGGCGGGCTGAAGCTGACCCCCGAGGTGATCGCGTCGATCTTCAACGGCACGCTGCGCGGCTGGGACGACGCGCGCATCCGCGCGCTGAACCCCGGCGTGGCGCTGCCGCACCGCCCGGTGCTGGTGGCGCACCGCTCCGACGGCTCCGGCACCACCTACATCTTCACCGACTTCCTCTCCTCCGCCTCGGCCATGTGGCGGCGCACCATCGGCACGGGAAAGAGCGTGAGCTGGCCGGTGGGGCTGGGCGGCCGCGGGAACGAGGGAGTCGCGGGGATCGTGAAGCAGACGCCGGGAAGCATCGGCTACGTGGAGCTTGCGTACGCCAACCAGAACCGCCTGCCGGTGGCGGCCATCCGCAACCGCGCGGGGCAGTTCGTGATGCCCACCACCGAGTCCACCACGGCCGCCGCCGCCGGGGTCGCGGTCCCCGCGAACAGCGACCTGCGGATCTCCATCGTAAACGGGCCGGGGGCGAACGCGTACCCCATCTCCTCGTTCACCTGGATCATCACCTACGCCGACGTGCGCGACAACGCGAAGGCGCGGCAGATCCGCGACTTCCTGACCTGGGCGGTGCACGAGGGGCAGCGCTTCGGCCCGGCGCTGGACTACGCGCCCCTTCCCGCGGCGATCGTGGCCGCGGACGAGGCGAAGATCCGGCTGATCCACTGA
- a CDS encoding porin: protein MNLRNVRIPRLLCAAAALALGAPATLLAQYPTGSLHGRLQGEFRTSDIHTQNADGTDAALNQVVGNEFFIRRAYLEFGAQLASNITGKLEVNFTRRTVNLEDAYVDVGLGRFLSWRVGQEKKPMERQELNSSNSYLTVERGAQINGLKNPNLVSQNNFLVAAGFASHDVGTSLELHGAADARIPVSLRLGVWNGAGKDVSEVNDAKTFGGRLVVSPIRNRLSLGASFMSHDDPITVGGKLAVDSAGRSTAFGVDGEWGNLDRGLHVMADAAFGREGRVGALTPAIAGLRPVPVPAGSTLEPRFTTFHVVGEYRFLLPENGYLWAVGPVFRFDRTNPDTRNTEISSTLLTPGLNVYFSPRTWLMFNYDVVSPGDGLDLGRGAGESVHSFKSMLRIWF, encoded by the coding sequence ATGAACCTTCGCAACGTGCGAATCCCCCGCCTGCTCTGCGCCGCCGCGGCCCTGGCCCTGGGCGCACCGGCCACGCTGCTGGCGCAGTACCCCACGGGCTCGCTGCACGGCCGGCTGCAGGGCGAGTTCCGGACGTCCGACATCCACACCCAGAACGCCGACGGCACCGACGCCGCGCTGAACCAGGTGGTGGGGAACGAGTTCTTCATCCGCCGCGCCTACCTGGAGTTCGGCGCCCAGCTCGCGTCGAACATCACCGGCAAGCTGGAGGTGAACTTCACCCGCCGCACGGTGAACCTGGAAGACGCCTACGTGGACGTGGGGCTGGGGCGGTTCCTGAGCTGGCGCGTGGGGCAGGAGAAGAAGCCCATGGAGCGCCAGGAGCTGAACTCCTCGAACTCGTACCTCACGGTGGAGCGGGGGGCGCAGATCAACGGCCTGAAGAACCCGAACCTGGTTTCGCAGAACAACTTCCTGGTGGCCGCCGGGTTCGCCAGCCACGACGTGGGCACCTCGCTGGAGCTGCACGGCGCGGCCGACGCGCGCATCCCCGTTTCCCTGCGCCTGGGCGTGTGGAACGGGGCGGGGAAGGACGTGAGCGAGGTCAACGACGCCAAGACCTTCGGCGGGCGGCTGGTGGTGAGCCCCATCCGCAACCGGCTCTCTCTGGGCGCGTCGTTCATGAGCCACGACGACCCCATCACCGTGGGCGGCAAGCTCGCGGTGGACAGCGCGGGCCGCTCCACCGCCTTCGGGGTGGACGGCGAGTGGGGCAACCTGGACCGCGGGCTGCACGTGATGGCCGACGCGGCGTTCGGCAGGGAGGGGCGCGTGGGAGCGCTCACCCCGGCCATCGCCGGCCTGCGCCCGGTGCCGGTGCCGGCGGGAAGCACCCTGGAGCCGCGGTTCACCACCTTCCACGTGGTGGGCGAGTACCGGTTCCTCCTTCCCGAGAACGGCTACCTGTGGGCGGTGGGCCCCGTCTTCCGCTTCGACCGCACCAACCCCGACACCCGCAACACGGAGATCTCGTCCACCCTGCTGACGCCGGGGCTGAACGTGTACTTCTCGCCCCGCACCTGGCTGATGTTCAACTACGACGTGGTGAGCCCGGGCGACGGGCTGGACCTGGGGCGCGGCGCGGGCGAAAGCGTGCACTCCTTCAAGTCCATGCTCCGCATCTGGTTCTGA
- a CDS encoding anti-sigma regulatory factor, protein MATRSETRPLRSEEDVVYSRQAVRSWAVEMGFSLIDQTKLVTAASELARNTVVYGGGGTLRLEQLEEGIRRGLRLVFDDQGPGIPDIERALQDGFTSGGGLGLGLGGARRLVNEFHIRSAPGEGTSITVVKWK, encoded by the coding sequence ATGGCTACGCGGAGTGAGACGCGCCCGCTGCGCAGCGAGGAGGACGTGGTGTACTCCCGCCAGGCGGTGCGCAGCTGGGCCGTGGAGATGGGGTTCTCGCTCATCGACCAGACCAAGCTGGTGACCGCCGCCAGCGAGCTGGCCCGCAACACCGTGGTGTACGGCGGCGGCGGCACCCTGCGCCTGGAGCAGCTGGAGGAGGGGATCCGCCGCGGCCTGCGCCTGGTGTTCGACGACCAGGGCCCCGGCATTCCCGACATCGAGCGCGCGCTGCAGGACGGCTTCACCTCGGGGGGCGGGCTGGGGCTGGGGCTGGGCGGCGCGCGCAGGCTGGTCAACGAGTTCCACATCCGCTCGGCCCCGGGCGAGGGGACGAGCATCACGGTGGTGAAATGGAAGTAG
- a CDS encoding DUF47 domain-containing protein produces the protein MRLIPRDEQFFPMFGDLAQKLSISADLLAKLFAEPDRLQELVQKIKDVEHEADVLTHDIIVRIDKSFVTPIDREDIHLLASRLDDVIDVVDGVARRAQMFRIREFRPQAAELAGVLCRAAVVLAESVQNLKKPKLILQRSGELKRLEEEGDAIYHSAIGGLFDDGAEALEVLKWKELFDKLEDAVDLCDDVWNVIESVAIKNS, from the coding sequence GTGCGCCTGATCCCGCGCGACGAGCAGTTCTTCCCCATGTTCGGGGACCTCGCGCAGAAGCTTTCGATCTCCGCCGACCTCCTGGCCAAGCTCTTCGCCGAGCCCGACCGGCTGCAGGAGCTGGTGCAGAAGATCAAGGACGTGGAGCACGAGGCCGACGTGCTGACGCACGACATCATCGTGCGCATCGACAAGAGCTTCGTCACCCCCATCGACCGCGAGGACATCCACCTGCTGGCCTCGCGGCTGGACGACGTGATCGACGTGGTGGACGGCGTGGCGCGGCGGGCGCAGATGTTCCGCATCCGCGAGTTCCGCCCGCAGGCCGCGGAGCTGGCCGGGGTGCTCTGCCGCGCCGCGGTGGTGCTGGCCGAGTCGGTGCAGAACCTGAAGAAGCCCAAGCTGATCCTGCAGCGCAGCGGCGAGCTGAAGCGGCTGGAGGAGGAGGGCGACGCCATCTACCACTCGGCCATCGGCGGGCTGTTCGACGACGGCGCCGAGGCGCTGGAAGTGCTGAAGTGGAAGGAATTGTTCGACAAGCTCGAGGACGCGGTGGACCTGTGCGACGACGTGTGGAACGTCATCGAGTCCGTCGCGATCAAGAACTCGTGA
- the pstC gene encoding phosphate ABC transporter permease subunit PstC, translated as MANVVEAALPPPARGRFALGWHRSSASDLAWRGVLVAFGLSIPLLLLGITLLLWRGAMPAISRFGGGFVGSSEWDPVSDKFGGLPFIFGTIGSSVIAVAIAVPLSIGLALFLTELAPRWLAAPIAFATELLAAIPSVVYGLWAVFVLVPFLRDHVQTPLSEGIGGTLGIFAGPAYGPSLLAGGVILAIMIIPFISAVSREVIAAVPPAQREAALALGATRWESTWQVVLPAARAGLIGAVMLGLGRAIGETMAVTMVIGNTPQIPHSLFAPAYTMASVLANEFAEASGDVHRSALMLVALLLLGVTLVVNAMARALVWRVNAGTRRAA; from the coding sequence ATGGCGAACGTCGTAGAAGCCGCGCTGCCGCCGCCCGCGCGGGGGCGGTTCGCGCTGGGGTGGCACCGCAGCAGCGCGTCGGACCTGGCATGGCGCGGGGTGCTGGTGGCGTTCGGCCTCAGCATTCCCCTGCTGCTGCTGGGGATCACGCTGCTGCTGTGGCGCGGGGCCATGCCCGCCATCTCCCGCTTCGGCGGCGGCTTCGTCGGCAGCAGCGAGTGGGACCCGGTGAGCGACAAGTTCGGCGGGCTGCCGTTCATCTTCGGCACCATCGGCTCGTCGGTGATCGCCGTGGCCATCGCGGTGCCGCTCTCCATCGGCCTGGCGCTCTTCCTCACCGAGCTGGCGCCCCGCTGGCTGGCCGCGCCCATCGCCTTCGCCACCGAGCTGCTGGCGGCCATCCCGTCCGTGGTCTACGGGCTGTGGGCGGTGTTCGTGCTCGTTCCCTTCCTCCGCGACCACGTGCAGACGCCGCTGTCCGAAGGGATCGGCGGCACGCTCGGCATCTTCGCCGGTCCCGCGTACGGCCCGTCGCTCCTCGCGGGCGGGGTGATCCTGGCCATCATGATCATCCCCTTCATCTCCGCCGTGTCGCGCGAGGTGATCGCCGCGGTGCCGCCGGCGCAGCGCGAGGCGGCGCTGGCGCTGGGGGCCACGCGGTGGGAGTCGACCTGGCAGGTGGTGCTCCCCGCCGCGCGCGCCGGGCTCATCGGCGCGGTGATGCTGGGCCTCGGCCGCGCGATCGGCGAGACCATGGCGGTGACGATGGTGATCGGGAACACGCCGCAGATCCCCCATTCGCTCTTCGCCCCCGCGTACACCATGGCCAGCGTCCTGGCCAACGAGTTCGCCGAGGCCAGCGGCGACGTGCACCGTTCCGCGCTGATGCTGGTCGCCCTGCTGCTGCTGGGCGTGACGCTGGTCGTGAACGCGATGGCGCGCGCGCTGGTGTGGCGCGTGAACGCGGGAACGCGGAGGGCCGCGTGA
- a CDS encoding STAS domain-containing protein, whose translation MPEVSAIQAVLAEDEARLLDDWMREQFAASNVRRDLMSDAELRQQSAEFLAVLRTAVQTGRLDSVAGPEWAPVRDVLSSISRSRALQGFSPSETARFVFSLKQPLFTRLREQVPPERLADEIWGASSILDALGLHTTEFYQKSREEVIARQQQELLELSTPVVKVWDGVVAVPLIGTLDSARTQVVMENLLGRIVENEASVAIIDITGVPTVDTLVAQHLIKTVAAARLMGAECIISGIRPQIAQTIVHLGVVLEDVTTKASLADAILLALRKTGFTVTRIQPRA comes from the coding sequence ATGCCCGAAGTCTCCGCGATCCAGGCCGTGCTGGCCGAGGATGAAGCCCGGCTGCTGGACGACTGGATGCGCGAGCAGTTCGCCGCCTCCAACGTGCGCCGCGACCTGATGAGCGACGCCGAGCTGCGCCAGCAGTCGGCCGAGTTCCTGGCCGTGCTGCGCACCGCCGTGCAGACGGGGCGGCTGGACAGCGTCGCCGGCCCCGAGTGGGCGCCGGTGCGCGACGTGCTTTCGTCCATCTCGCGCAGCCGGGCGCTGCAGGGCTTCAGCCCGTCCGAGACCGCGCGCTTCGTGTTCTCGCTGAAGCAGCCGCTGTTCACGCGGCTGCGCGAGCAGGTGCCGCCCGAGCGGCTGGCCGACGAGATCTGGGGCGCCAGCTCGATCCTGGACGCGCTGGGGCTGCACACCACCGAGTTCTACCAGAAGAGCCGCGAGGAGGTGATCGCCCGCCAGCAGCAGGAGCTGCTGGAGCTGTCGACCCCCGTGGTGAAGGTGTGGGACGGCGTGGTGGCCGTGCCGCTCATCGGCACGCTCGACAGCGCGCGCACGCAGGTGGTGATGGAGAACCTGCTGGGGCGCATCGTGGAGAACGAGGCCTCGGTGGCCATCATCGACATCACCGGCGTTCCCACCGTCGACACGCTGGTGGCCCAGCACCTGATCAAGACCGTTGCGGCCGCGCGGCTGATGGGCGCCGAGTGCATCATCTCCGGCATCCGCCCGCAGATCGCCCAGACCATCGTGCACCTGGGCGTGGTGCTCGAGGACGTGACCACCAAGGCCTCGCTCGCCGACGCCATCCTCCTGGCGCTGCGCAAGACCGGCTTCACGGTCACGCGCATCCAGCCGCGCGCCTGA
- a CDS encoding SpoIIE family protein phosphatase: MEVAGEAVPVAPGDASAAGEVRRRVARLAAVLELDETAAGRAAIIATEAATNLAKHARAGGTVFVRGCNRGEVLGIELLAVDSGPGMADPTACIRDGFSTAGSPGTGMGALRRQSDEFELFTLAGSGTVVLSRVWATPPPDEAVPGLSVAALSIPKPGQEVCGDAWASASTPGRTVVIVADGLGHGPDAAAAAREAVRVFRAHAAERPAALLERMHRSMRSTRGAAVAVAEVGTASGRVRFCGVGNISAAVLTPGRDQSMVSHNGIVGHEMRKVHEFEYAWSRASLLVMHSDGVGTRWDLGRYPGLQTRDPAVVAAVLYRDFTRGNDDATVAAAREPPA, encoded by the coding sequence ATGGAAGTAGCGGGCGAGGCCGTTCCCGTCGCGCCGGGCGACGCCAGCGCGGCGGGCGAGGTGCGGCGCCGCGTGGCCAGGCTGGCGGCGGTGCTGGAGCTGGACGAGACCGCGGCCGGCCGCGCGGCCATCATCGCCACCGAGGCCGCGACGAACCTCGCCAAGCACGCGCGCGCCGGCGGCACCGTGTTCGTGCGCGGCTGCAACCGCGGCGAGGTGCTGGGGATCGAGCTGCTGGCGGTCGACTCCGGTCCCGGGATGGCCGACCCTACGGCCTGCATCCGCGACGGCTTCAGCACCGCGGGAAGCCCGGGAACGGGGATGGGGGCGCTCCGGCGCCAGTCCGACGAGTTCGAGCTCTTCACCCTGGCCGGGAGCGGCACCGTCGTCCTTTCCCGCGTCTGGGCCACCCCCCCTCCCGACGAGGCGGTCCCCGGCCTGTCCGTGGCGGCGCTCTCCATCCCCAAGCCCGGCCAGGAGGTGTGCGGCGACGCGTGGGCCAGCGCGTCGACGCCGGGACGGACCGTGGTGATCGTGGCCGACGGGCTGGGGCACGGCCCCGACGCCGCCGCGGCCGCGCGCGAGGCGGTCCGCGTCTTCCGCGCGCACGCGGCCGAGCGCCCCGCCGCGCTGCTGGAGCGGATGCACCGCTCCATGCGCTCCACCCGCGGCGCCGCGGTGGCCGTCGCCGAGGTGGGCACCGCGTCGGGGCGGGTGCGCTTCTGCGGCGTGGGAAACATCTCCGCCGCCGTGCTCACCCCCGGCCGCGACCAGAGCATGGTGTCGCACAACGGCATCGTGGGGCACGAGATGCGCAAGGTGCACGAGTTCGAGTACGCCTGGAGCCGCGCCTCGCTGCTGGTGATGCACAGCGACGGCGTGGGCACGCGGTGGGACCTGGGGCGCTACCCCGGCCTGCAGACGCGCGACCCCGCCGTCGTTGCCGCCGTCCTGTACCGCGACTTCACCCGCGGCAACGACGACGCCACCGTGGCCGCCGCCCGCGAGCCCCCCGCGTGA
- a CDS encoding inorganic phosphate transporter has product MAYVLVIILVAFAFDFVNGFHDSANSIATVVGTRVLSPFKAVLWAALFNFVAAFTTGTMVAKAVGSGFIDVKVLDPNVVFGALLGAIAWNLITWVYGIPSSSSHALIGGITGAGLAKAGTSAVTWGHKWTETLAAIVVSPMLGATMGFLLMVAVYWIFRRAAASRVDRFFRGAQLASSGFLSLAHGSNDAQKTMGIIMALLVATQDMFARETGILSHLYVRNFDHVPYWIELGAYTMISLGTLFGGWRIVHTMGSRITRLRPVGGFCAETGGALVIYMASHFGIPVSTTHTITGSIVGVGATNRLSAVRWGIAGRIVWAWVVTIPAAGGMAAISYLILRSIIKF; this is encoded by the coding sequence ATCGCCTACGTCCTCGTCATCATCCTGGTGGCGTTCGCGTTCGACTTCGTGAACGGCTTCCACGACTCGGCCAACTCCATCGCCACGGTGGTGGGCACGCGCGTGCTCTCGCCCTTCAAGGCGGTGCTGTGGGCGGCGCTGTTCAACTTCGTGGCGGCGTTCACCACCGGCACCATGGTGGCCAAGGCGGTGGGGAGCGGCTTCATCGACGTGAAGGTGCTGGACCCGAACGTGGTGTTCGGCGCGCTGCTGGGCGCCATCGCCTGGAACCTGATCACCTGGGTGTACGGCATCCCCTCCAGCTCGTCGCACGCGCTGATCGGCGGCATCACGGGCGCGGGGCTGGCCAAGGCGGGAACCAGCGCCGTCACCTGGGGGCACAAGTGGACCGAGACGCTGGCGGCCATCGTCGTCTCCCCCATGCTGGGCGCCACCATGGGCTTCCTGCTGATGGTGGCGGTGTACTGGATCTTCCGGCGCGCCGCGGCCAGCCGGGTGGACCGCTTCTTCCGCGGGGCGCAGCTGGCCAGCTCGGGGTTCCTGTCGCTGGCGCATGGCAGCAACGACGCGCAGAAGACCATGGGGATCATCATGGCGCTGCTCGTGGCCACGCAGGACATGTTCGCCAGGGAGACGGGGATCCTGAGCCACCTGTACGTGCGCAACTTCGACCACGTGCCGTACTGGATCGAGCTGGGCGCGTACACCATGATCTCGCTGGGCACGCTCTTCGGCGGGTGGCGGATCGTGCACACCATGGGCTCGCGCATCACCCGGCTGCGGCCGGTGGGCGGCTTCTGCGCCGAGACGGGGGGCGCGCTGGTGATCTACATGGCCAGCCACTTCGGCATCCCGGTGAGCACCACGCACACCATCACCGGCTCCATCGTGGGCGTGGGCGCCACCAACCGGCTGTCGGCGGTGCGCTGGGGGATCGCGGGGCGCATCGTGTGGGCGTGGGTGGTGACGATTCCCGCGGCGGGGGGGATGGCGGCGATCTCGTATCTCATCCTGCGGAGCATCATCAAGTTCTGA
- a CDS encoding ATP-binding protein — MSASPSSALVALELRADADVVTARQRARQVAELLGFDVQDQTRFATAVSEIARNAVRYARYGRMELRVDGPPGAQLLAARVEDRGPGIAALDEVLDGRYVSRTGMGMGIAGTRRLMDTFALDSRPGEGTVVELGKRIPRTAPPVDDAARARVAAELARQAPPSAVDEVQRQNRELIAALAEARSRQEELHSLNKELADTNRGVVALYAELDERVDQLRRANALRAQFMSYMSHEFRTPLDSMLALTGLLLDRVDGELTEEQEKQVAYVRRSARDLLNLVDDLLDTARVDAGKVAVHASRFTIPDLFDLLRATLRPLLAGEKTQLVFEDASALPELETDEAKVAQILRNFISNALKFTEGGEVRVTARMAEPGRVALVVADTGIGIAAEDLARIFEDFGQVDGALQRRRRGTGLGLPLSRKLGELLGGRVSVESRVGQGSTFTLELPATYQRPEGESDGGVDDGNA; from the coding sequence GTGAGCGCTTCCCCCTCTTCCGCGCTCGTCGCCCTGGAGCTGCGCGCCGACGCCGACGTGGTGACCGCGCGGCAGCGGGCGCGGCAGGTGGCCGAGCTGCTGGGGTTCGACGTGCAGGACCAGACGCGCTTCGCCACCGCCGTCTCCGAGATCGCCCGCAACGCCGTGCGCTACGCCCGCTACGGCCGCATGGAGCTGCGGGTGGACGGCCCGCCCGGCGCGCAGCTGCTGGCGGCGCGCGTGGAAGACCGCGGCCCGGGGATCGCCGCGCTGGACGAGGTGCTGGACGGGCGCTACGTCTCCCGCACGGGAATGGGGATGGGGATCGCGGGCACGCGCCGGCTGATGGACACCTTCGCCCTGGACTCGCGCCCCGGCGAGGGAACGGTCGTGGAGCTGGGGAAGCGCATCCCCCGCACCGCCCCGCCGGTGGACGACGCGGCGCGGGCGCGCGTGGCCGCCGAGCTGGCCCGCCAGGCCCCGCCCAGCGCGGTGGACGAGGTGCAGCGCCAGAACCGCGAGCTGATCGCCGCGCTGGCCGAGGCACGCTCGCGGCAGGAAGAGCTCCATTCGCTGAACAAGGAGCTGGCCGACACCAACCGCGGCGTGGTCGCGCTCTACGCCGAGCTGGACGAGCGGGTGGACCAGCTGCGCCGCGCCAACGCGCTCCGGGCGCAGTTCATGAGCTACATGAGCCACGAGTTCCGCACCCCGCTGGACTCCATGCTCGCGCTCACCGGCCTCCTCCTCGACCGGGTGGACGGGGAATTGACGGAGGAGCAGGAGAAGCAGGTGGCGTACGTGCGCCGCTCCGCGCGCGACCTGCTGAACCTGGTCGACGACCTGCTCGACACCGCGCGGGTGGACGCGGGGAAGGTGGCGGTGCACGCTTCGCGCTTCACCATCCCCGACCTGTTCGACCTCCTGCGCGCCACGCTCCGTCCCCTGCTGGCGGGGGAGAAGACGCAGCTGGTGTTCGAGGACGCCTCGGCGCTCCCCGAGCTGGAGACCGACGAGGCCAAGGTCGCGCAGATCCTCAGGAACTTCATCTCCAACGCCCTGAAGTTCACCGAAGGGGGCGAGGTGCGGGTCACCGCGCGCATGGCGGAGCCGGGGCGGGTGGCGCTGGTGGTGGCCGACACGGGGATCGGCATTGCCGCCGAGGACCTGGCGCGCATCTTCGAGGACTTCGGCCAGGTGGACGGCGCGCTGCAGCGGCGCCGCCGGGGAACGGGGCTCGGCCTCCCGCTCTCGCGCAAGCTGGGCGAGCTGCTGGGCGGGCGCGTCTCGGTGGAGAGCCGGGTGGGCCAGGGCTCCACCTTCACCCTGGAGCTCCCGGCCACCTACCAGCGGCCCGAAGGAGAAAGCGACGGCGGAGTGGACGATGGCAACGCTTGA